The following coding sequences are from one Bacillus mycoides window:
- a CDS encoding WXG100 family type VII secretion target, with amino-acid sequence MGKVEIIDSDLQQAVQYSKAIQEALRTSYDKSNDLKSYVKSAKWSGSTRGSFEAYLDLITQYHKDMNKIMEKHTKALENLNKYMQNFEETADVRKVRSL; translated from the coding sequence ATGGGGAAAGTTGAGATTATTGATAGCGACTTACAGCAAGCCGTTCAATATTCCAAAGCAATTCAAGAGGCGCTACGTACATCTTATGATAAAAGTAACGATTTAAAAAGTTATGTGAAATCAGCAAAATGGAGCGGCAGCACGAGAGGGTCATTTGAAGCTTACTTGGATTTGATTACGCAATATCATAAAGATATGAATAAAATCATGGAGAAGCATACGAAGGCCCTAGAAAACTTAAACAAGTACATGCAGAATTTTGAAGAGACAGCAGATGTGAGGAAAGTGAGGAGTTTATAA
- a CDS encoding bacteriocin immunity protein: MNSKMTKDELIKLVEQICDPKLPDELGSKYIDILKANVPHPAPSDLIFWDFRDLTPEEIVEIALNYKEKEEK, encoded by the coding sequence ATGAACAGTAAAATGACTAAAGATGAGCTTATTAAACTTGTAGAACAAATATGTGATCCTAAATTACCAGATGAGTTGGGTAGTAAGTATATTGATATCTTAAAGGCGAATGTGCCTCACCCAGCTCCGAGTGATTTGATTTTTTGGGATTTTAGAGACTTAACGCCAGAAGAAATAGTAGAGATTGCTTTGAACTACAAAGAAAAAGAAGAGAAATAA
- a CDS encoding contact-dependent growth inhibition system immunity protein yields MLFLKNPEDPVYQFLAATFHQDTFYEEALQELLEEESTEYLQDAIIFLTEFIQSDYSDKEKNEYIQFSADGIYFEGLGITPLEWLEQTVKTIKQALKNN; encoded by the coding sequence ATGCTATTTTTAAAAAATCCAGAAGATCCAGTGTATCAGTTTTTAGCAGCAACATTTCATCAAGATACATTTTACGAAGAAGCACTTCAAGAGTTACTTGAAGAAGAAAGTACGGAATATTTACAAGACGCTATTATTTTTCTAACTGAATTTATTCAAAGTGATTATAGTGATAAAGAAAAAAATGAGTACATACAGTTTTCTGCAGATGGGATATATTTTGAAGGATTAGGAATAACACCATTAGAATGGCTTGAACAAACAGTTAAAACGATAAAACAAGCATTAAAAAATAATTAG
- a CDS encoding DUF5081 family protein codes for MIDSQIIKDTFSTEELYLLASAFEANVVFGLDLKEILVMKGQDVMDHAKQKLIEKEILTVDGKITEGGAVVIQALQAYYNSRKYVRLNQFMFAFLEENADELIVLVEIVPHQQYQLHVLSKMIVLNMLIEHFPILLREPEEEEYKDLTHKASEQERKQLEERSLLDTGINIELFHLTEEPRLQSNPRYYQQWLCLESNQRVAAIDLVKEQYLFVSQFWLLKLLFDELEIPYAKEGVVHG; via the coding sequence ATGATAGATTCACAAATAATTAAGGATACCTTCAGTACAGAGGAATTATATTTACTAGCAAGTGCATTTGAGGCAAACGTCGTGTTCGGTTTAGATCTAAAGGAAATACTGGTCATGAAGGGCCAAGATGTAATGGATCATGCAAAACAAAAATTAATCGAAAAAGAAATATTAACCGTAGACGGGAAAATAACAGAAGGTGGAGCAGTTGTTATTCAAGCATTGCAGGCTTATTATAACAGCCGTAAATATGTACGACTAAATCAATTTATGTTTGCATTCTTGGAAGAGAATGCAGACGAATTGATTGTGTTAGTTGAAATCGTGCCTCATCAACAATACCAATTACATGTTTTATCGAAAATGATTGTGTTAAACATGTTAATTGAACATTTCCCTATACTATTACGGGAACCAGAAGAAGAGGAATACAAAGACCTGACGCACAAAGCATCCGAGCAGGAAAGAAAACAGTTAGAAGAACGTTCATTATTAGATACAGGCATCAATATAGAGCTGTTTCACCTAACAGAAGAACCAAGATTACAATCTAACCCGCGCTATTATCAGCAATGGCTTTGCTTAGAATCCAACCAAAGAGTAGCGGCTATTGATTTAGTAAAAGAACAATATTTGTTTGTCAGTCAATTTTGGTTATTGAAACTTCTGTTTGATGAACTGGAAATTCCGTATGCAAAGGAGGGAGTAGTACATGGTTAA
- a CDS encoding pre-toxin TG domain-containing protein, whose translation MDVKYVPEDWEKTKEGIGELVGSGMFSRGAIDNLKKLDTIIEKATGSIMRNDEDKVVHLPYKSQKGKYQELQKDYNVLHDFSGKVGGLIDTEIDQPFYEDMDAFAEAMRDLTIDKYETSNTIGAKETIMTGSYGQTAEHIKDKIKVSDIFSSNNFFMTSLKAEFDAYKKENPKDNMSYETYQQRRLNSRAFNYDSIKDQQQNKEFWRDVGILGTTLLLAGATVFFPPAGAALFAFTASVGVMEVSSAATGKDWLTQRKLDTNERWLRGVLGFVDVAPVAKGLHAFGNVTTGLKSGVSTTTIKGASKVGLEEGGSRLKQADNLLTERAQNANRLSGKKFDNLSLNIEKKTPVENVPVIEKKSATFFDELNLKNGSKVAEDAKDNLLKANPVCKEFTKQIEVHPQKQAVEEVISYIIKKQNSVDSKLLLNPEAVNKILNNISPNTTRKEIEDLKWEILYNYSINENKRNLTPSQRARLWQGGSPYFGLDEYEDMVLKKGEIVYTGYPRPTGYSFTKETLESVGGDSKKLFQGVQVNPRLSPDGTGEYKFQVIGFEMLDDLPSARGMTHANPQLGAGGLEQIFTPEFTQLVREGKAKPILDEQTMARLREKGIEFDPKLLQQVDKDGKYVYNSICDIFEVLIDDPNIVKLNNYKLGVDEIDDINDAIREISNTGGGIN comes from the coding sequence ATGGATGTGAAGTATGTCCCTGAGGACTGGGAGAAAACAAAAGAGGGAATAGGGGAATTAGTCGGTTCAGGTATGTTTAGCAGAGGTGCTATTGACAACCTAAAAAAACTAGATACTATAATAGAAAAAGCAACAGGTTCTATTATGAGGAATGATGAGGACAAAGTTGTCCATCTTCCGTATAAGAGTCAAAAAGGAAAATATCAGGAATTACAAAAAGATTACAATGTGCTCCATGATTTTAGCGGAAAAGTAGGCGGTCTCATTGACACTGAAATCGACCAGCCGTTTTATGAAGATATGGATGCCTTTGCGGAAGCGATGCGAGATTTAACGATTGATAAATATGAAACTAGCAACACCATTGGCGCCAAAGAAACAATTATGACAGGTTCCTATGGACAAACAGCGGAGCACATAAAAGACAAGATCAAAGTGAGTGATATTTTCTCTTCCAACAACTTTTTTATGACCAGTTTAAAGGCAGAGTTTGACGCATATAAGAAAGAGAATCCAAAAGACAACATGTCTTATGAGACCTATCAACAGAGAAGATTAAACAGCCGAGCGTTTAATTATGACTCAATAAAAGATCAACAACAAAATAAGGAATTTTGGCGTGATGTGGGGATACTGGGCACGACGCTATTGTTAGCTGGTGCCACAGTGTTCTTTCCACCAGCTGGTGCTGCATTATTTGCCTTTACAGCGAGTGTTGGTGTAATGGAAGTCTCCAGTGCAGCAACGGGAAAAGATTGGCTGACACAACGGAAACTCGATACAAATGAACGTTGGCTACGAGGTGTGTTAGGATTCGTAGATGTAGCACCTGTAGCTAAAGGATTGCATGCATTTGGAAATGTTACAACCGGCTTAAAATCAGGTGTTAGTACGACGACGATTAAAGGCGCTTCCAAAGTAGGATTAGAAGAAGGCGGATCTCGTTTGAAGCAGGCTGATAATCTTCTTACAGAACGAGCGCAAAATGCGAATCGGTTATCTGGAAAGAAATTCGATAATCTTTCTCTTAATATAGAGAAGAAAACACCTGTGGAAAATGTGCCAGTGATTGAGAAGAAATCGGCGACGTTTTTTGATGAGTTGAATTTGAAGAATGGTTCGAAGGTAGCGGAGGATGCAAAAGACAATTTATTAAAAGCAAATCCAGTGTGTAAAGAATTTACAAAACAAATAGAGGTTCATCCTCAAAAACAAGCAGTAGAAGAAGTAATAAGTTACATTATAAAAAAACAAAACTCTGTAGACTCAAAGTTATTGTTAAATCCAGAAGCAGTAAATAAAATTCTCAACAATATTAGCCCTAATACCACACGTAAAGAGATAGAAGATTTAAAGTGGGAGATATTATATAATTATTCTATTAATGAAAATAAAAGGAATTTAACCCCTTCACAAAGAGCAAGATTATGGCAAGGTGGGTCTCCATACTTTGGTTTAGATGAGTATGAAGATATGGTACTGAAAAAGGGAGAAATAGTATACACAGGTTATCCACGTCCAACAGGTTATAGTTTTACGAAAGAAACGTTAGAAAGTGTTGGTGGGGATTCAAAGAAGCTGTTCCAAGGAGTGCAAGTTAATCCGAGATTATCTCCAGATGGCACAGGAGAGTATAAATTCCAAGTAATAGGTTTTGAAATGCTTGATGATTTACCTTCAGCTAGAGGAATGACACATGCAAATCCGCAATTAGGAGCAGGGGGATTAGAGCAAATATTTACTCCGGAATTTACACAACTTGTAAGAGAAGGAAAAGCAAAGCCAATATTGGATGAACAAACTATGGCTAGATTAAGAGAAAAAGGAATAGAATTTGATCCTAAATTATTGCAACAAGTTGATAAAGACGGAAAATATGTTTACAACAGTATTTGTGACATTTTCGAAGTACTAATAGATGATCCTAATATAGTTAAACTAAATAATTATAAATTAGGTGTGGATGAAATTGATGACATAAATGACGCTATTAGAGAGATAAGTAATACAGGAGGTGGGATTAACTAA
- a CDS encoding contact-dependent growth inhibition system immunity protein, with amino-acid sequence MENKYSSYKELGNFLAGTFHQDMESPEEALSEFIMEVNKVCIENTINDILSFINGNLTDSEKEEFITFKTYIYFPALNLTALEWLKQTLETLKKAIKSKE; translated from the coding sequence ATGGAAAATAAATATAGCTCATATAAAGAATTAGGTAATTTTTTAGCAGGGACATTTCACCAAGACATGGAATCGCCTGAGGAAGCTCTTAGTGAATTTATAATGGAAGTTAATAAAGTCTGTATCGAAAATACTATAAATGATATACTTTCATTTATAAACGGTAATTTAACTGATAGTGAAAAAGAGGAATTTATTACATTTAAAACTTATATTTATTTCCCTGCATTAAATTTAACAGCTTTAGAATGGTTAAAGCAGACTCTTGAAACACTAAAAAAAGCTATAAAAAGTAAAGAATAA
- a CDS encoding RNase A-like domain-containing protein codes for MLNPHLKYQPHRRTLPLNYNGNAIIGRVIDRGSNSASDAENAVIVLKKDNQGSFIITGYPEK; via the coding sequence ATCCTAAACCCGCATCTAAAGTACCAGCCACATCGAAGAACTTTACCACTAAATTATAACGGTAATGCTATAATTGGACGAGTTATCGACAGAGGATCAAACAGTGCTTCGGATGCAGAAAATGCTGTGATTGTTTTGAAAAAAGATAACCAAGGAAGTTTTATTATTACAGGATATCCAGAAAAGTAG
- a CDS encoding DUF3952 domain-containing protein, translating into MKKKKKVKWMIIMTIVASLLGGCSFGETKIEYEPFVKALDEGDMTKVMSASDDGYASVTQRGIYSTYEEKEDGRHVKTIRQTTEGVYNTKDKSLYGDTTQTIATDIENKKEKGTNENYKKETVYSTNIMYKNGQVQSPDSNVDVSYVNLIVDRLKGIGKLKMKPGDDTKKFDQPNTVGYSLTESEFQSIINDKLKIQYDEYDGATIVLHFDSAKEPMQILQVSIDIDYKKKNEEGKVVEYMLQIHTYFNSQKGNNQDAKKEYVDYKARYKNNK; encoded by the coding sequence ATGAAGAAGAAAAAGAAAGTTAAGTGGATGATTATTATGACGATAGTTGCGTCTTTATTAGGCGGATGTAGTTTTGGAGAAACGAAAATTGAGTATGAACCATTTGTAAAGGCTTTGGATGAAGGAGATATGACGAAGGTTATGTCTGCGAGTGATGATGGGTATGCGAGTGTGACACAAAGAGGTATATATAGTACGTATGAGGAAAAAGAAGATGGAAGACACGTTAAAACAATCCGTCAGACTACGGAAGGTGTATATAATACGAAAGATAAAAGTTTATATGGAGACACAACACAAACAATTGCTACTGATATAGAGAATAAAAAGGAAAAAGGGACAAACGAGAATTATAAAAAAGAAACCGTTTATAGTACAAATATTATGTATAAAAATGGGCAGGTACAAAGTCCAGATTCTAATGTTGATGTTTCTTACGTTAACTTAATTGTGGATCGTTTAAAAGGAATAGGGAAACTAAAGATGAAGCCAGGCGATGATACAAAGAAATTTGATCAGCCTAATACAGTTGGATATAGCTTAACTGAATCAGAATTTCAGAGTATTATTAATGACAAGCTAAAAATACAATATGATGAATATGATGGGGCGACAATTGTACTTCATTTTGACTCAGCAAAAGAGCCAATGCAGATACTGCAAGTCAGTATTGATATAGACTACAAGAAAAAGAATGAAGAGGGAAAAGTAGTAGAATATATGTTACAGATACACACATACTTTAATAGTCAAAAAGGTAATAATCAAGATGCAAAAAAAGAATATGTAGATTATAAAGCACGGTACAAAAATAATAAATAA
- a CDS encoding DUF3952 domain-containing protein, translating to MKKKKVKGMLIMTIVASLLGGCSFGETKIEYEPFVKALEEGDMTKVMSASDDGYAHVTQRDIYSTYEEKEDGRHVKSIYQNTEGVYNTKDKRLYGGTTQEITTDIENEKEKGTNVNYKEGTVYSANIMYKNGQVQSDSNVDVSYVNLIVERLKGIGKLKMKPGNDIKKFDQPNTVGYSLTESEFQSIINDKLKIQYDEYSRATIVLHLDGAKNPKQILELSIYVDYKKKNDEGNLLKYALQISTYFNRKEDNNKDAKKEYVDYKAQYKK from the coding sequence ATGAAGAAAAAGAAAGTTAAGGGGATGCTTATTATGACGATAGTTGCGTCTTTATTAGGCGGATGTAGTTTTGGAGAAACGAAAATTGAGTATGAACCATTTGTAAAGGCTTTGGAAGAAGGAGATATGACGAAGGTTATGTCTGCAAGTGATGATGGATATGCACATGTGACACAAAGAGATATATATAGTACGTATGAGGAAAAAGAAGATGGAAGACACGTTAAAAGCATCTATCAAAATACGGAAGGTGTATATAATACGAAGGATAAAAGATTATATGGAGGTACAACACAAGAAATTACTACTGATATAGAGAATGAAAAGGAAAAAGGGACAAACGTAAATTATAAAGAAGGAACCGTTTATAGTGCAAATATTATGTATAAAAATGGGCAAGTACAAAGTGATTCTAATGTTGATGTTTCTTACGTTAACTTAATTGTGGAGCGTTTAAAAGGAATAGGGAAACTAAAGATGAAGCCAGGCAATGATATCAAAAAGTTTGATCAGCCTAATACAGTTGGATATAGCTTAACTGAATCAGAATTTCAAAGTATTATTAATGACAAATTAAAAATACAATATGATGAATATAGTAGGGCGACAATTGTGCTTCATCTTGACGGCGCAAAAAATCCAAAGCAGATACTGGAATTAAGTATTTATGTAGACTACAAGAAAAAGAACGATGAGGGGAATTTATTAAAATATGCATTACAGATATCAACATATTTTAATAGAAAAGAAGATAACAATAAAGACGCTAAAAAAGAATATGTAGATTATAAAGCACAGTATAAAAAATAA